In one Stenotrophomonas maltophilia genomic region, the following are encoded:
- a CDS encoding RHS repeat-associated core domain-containing protein: MSIAAKHFDPQLGIDIHMYAVPPCPLPTPHIGLVLDPFDYIPFIGSTIKVNGVHRGTAGTGGLDIHIPLGVWGPPLAAPMGPQFDGEEIFMGSRTVSADGEPFSRLAMPVLDCNLAGMINPFRVKKPKKPLRAMSLPTGLNVAIPTSVKVGGPPTVSWTALAFRAAFAGLGKLRKSAFFRKKMDAFANWRRGKWGNLPSGFLKCKVLRAEPVDIRDGSVVVNHQDFDVPGRLPLTWQRSYGSRHADAPGLCGAGWQTPADIRLELLADGSVWLSGPDQVAFFPELPPAEGEAGAILDFVDGARLLRRRGQWRVRFKNGLQYVFGGELPAGVSALPGPQSWPIERIEDAHGNHWRFERRDGHLVRIVESGIGDLQGRFIEVEARHGHIERMALHDPATGLAHPLVSYRYSAEGDLLAAVDALGAPRTFAYERHRMVRHTDRVGLSFHYAFDAQGRVVHSWGDGGLYDYHFEYDALLRETRVTDSLGHLSVVKFDENQLPLCEIDPLDGVTLFEYDDFGRTVAVTDPEGLRTAFAYDAHGNVVELLRADGSRILHEYGDLDLLTAVHVPDSGTWTQSYNEFGDIVAQTDPLGAVTEFAYDAAGQLLQQTSARGGATRLTYDRHGAVASVISATGREVKFEHDGRGLLMRQVDAGGNQTQFRYDVKGRLTECIEPDGRSVAYSFDAEDRISVYVDALGNRTLLEYAGLGQVSRRRSPDGSRVEYFYDTEECLVGLINSDGQRYEIVRDALGRIVKEIDYWGQARSYRYDGAGRLEECVDSEGRVVRYTSDKLGRVSRRSVVCAGYIEEDYFTYDACGNLIECGNASRVVKRVFDAVGNLVEESQDGFRVLSSFDRSGNRVRRSTSTGNTIEYAYDLDDELVTLAINGERCLSVARDESGRVVEEKIGRFSRYLQYDPSSNVSSQAVRCGDAPLFDVAYEYDRAGNLIRRMDSVQGTDQYRYNALGKLKQRIDPQGRLHNLLDGSSVSRLKTDIRRHAPAKRVGGAEEDELWTREGVLDGVSYVFDRNGALVCKRSLDGGRHLELTWDGHQRLVAATVDGSRWVYGYDSLGRRAFKSNGKRTVWFFWDANVLLSEVEEVRADVGRIVAEPGSRTSLVESRRRQRRLAALSGRAREYVHYPDGFIPFAMVDPKTEPDAADGSRGLEGEGQAARRPRLELLQSAAPVQVEDHGALGMLGGAILGGAKPKDASTAMILGSAGSQLGAARAGPPRDVGAPVSAPDAEVAAAKVYYFFNDLNGRPVRLLDADGTVLWERAAGASLSDRPSVRQIAVNLGYQGQYVDEETGLCYNRHRYFDPAIDEFVSQDPMRLAAGENLYAYALNPFGWADPLGLHSTQVDYGSTDLSQMAQMHRLENGIKGGRNIAVFEYVDGAGNPSYIVDASGGGLHSERRIAAKLTQMNIPPENVKRVYTELAPCPPVRGMQYCGRMLSSVFPGAAVTHSFDYGVTRASRRSGVKALKAAVRKLFNGCG; the protein is encoded by the coding sequence GTGAGCATCGCCGCCAAGCATTTCGATCCGCAGTTGGGTATCGACATCCACATGTATGCGGTGCCGCCGTGCCCGCTGCCGACGCCGCACATCGGCCTGGTGCTGGATCCGTTCGACTACATCCCGTTCATCGGTTCGACCATCAAGGTCAACGGCGTGCATCGCGGCACCGCCGGTACCGGCGGCCTGGATATCCACATCCCGCTCGGTGTGTGGGGGCCGCCGTTGGCGGCACCGATGGGCCCTCAGTTCGACGGCGAAGAGATCTTCATGGGCAGTCGTACCGTGTCGGCCGATGGCGAGCCGTTCTCGCGGCTGGCGATGCCGGTGCTGGACTGCAATCTGGCCGGCATGATCAACCCGTTCCGGGTGAAGAAGCCGAAGAAGCCACTTCGGGCGATGTCACTGCCGACCGGCCTGAACGTGGCCATTCCCACCAGCGTCAAGGTGGGAGGACCACCGACGGTGTCATGGACGGCGCTCGCATTCCGCGCGGCGTTCGCAGGCCTGGGCAAGCTGCGCAAGAGTGCGTTCTTCCGCAAGAAGATGGATGCCTTTGCCAATTGGCGGCGGGGCAAGTGGGGAAACCTGCCCTCGGGTTTCCTGAAGTGCAAGGTGCTTCGCGCCGAGCCGGTGGATATCCGTGATGGCAGCGTGGTGGTCAACCACCAGGATTTCGATGTACCGGGCCGCTTGCCGCTCACTTGGCAACGCAGCTACGGCTCGCGCCACGCGGACGCGCCGGGTCTGTGCGGCGCGGGCTGGCAGACGCCGGCAGACATCCGCCTGGAGCTGCTGGCCGATGGCAGCGTCTGGCTGTCCGGCCCCGACCAGGTCGCGTTCTTCCCCGAGCTGCCGCCCGCTGAGGGAGAGGCTGGGGCGATTCTCGATTTCGTCGATGGCGCGCGCCTGCTGAGGCGGCGCGGGCAGTGGCGGGTGCGCTTCAAGAACGGCCTGCAGTACGTGTTCGGTGGCGAGCTGCCTGCAGGTGTCAGCGCGTTGCCGGGCCCGCAGTCCTGGCCGATCGAGCGCATCGAGGATGCGCATGGCAACCACTGGCGCTTCGAGCGTCGCGACGGCCATCTGGTGCGCATCGTCGAGAGCGGTATCGGTGACCTGCAGGGCCGCTTCATCGAAGTGGAGGCGCGCCACGGCCACATTGAGCGCATGGCCCTGCACGACCCCGCCACCGGCCTGGCCCATCCGCTGGTGAGCTACCGGTACAGTGCCGAAGGTGACCTGCTGGCGGCAGTCGACGCACTGGGGGCGCCACGCACGTTTGCCTATGAACGTCACCGCATGGTGCGGCATACCGACCGCGTGGGCCTGTCGTTCCACTATGCGTTCGATGCGCAGGGCAGGGTGGTGCATTCGTGGGGCGATGGTGGTCTCTACGATTATCACTTCGAGTACGACGCGCTGCTGCGCGAGACCCGGGTAACCGACTCGCTGGGCCACCTGAGCGTGGTCAAATTTGACGAGAACCAACTGCCGCTATGCGAGATCGACCCGCTCGATGGCGTGACGCTGTTCGAGTACGACGATTTCGGGCGGACCGTGGCGGTGACCGATCCGGAAGGACTGCGAACGGCATTTGCCTATGATGCGCATGGCAATGTTGTCGAGCTGCTACGGGCTGACGGCAGCCGCATACTTCACGAGTACGGCGACCTGGATCTTCTGACTGCAGTGCATGTTCCAGATTCTGGAACATGGACCCAGAGCTACAATGAATTCGGAGATATCGTCGCGCAGACGGATCCTCTGGGCGCAGTGACTGAATTCGCCTATGACGCCGCGGGGCAACTACTGCAGCAGACAAGCGCAAGAGGAGGTGCGACGAGGCTTACCTATGACAGGCATGGTGCCGTCGCGAGCGTCATCTCTGCCACGGGTCGGGAAGTCAAGTTCGAGCACGATGGCAGGGGCCTGCTCATGCGGCAGGTGGATGCTGGAGGGAATCAGACCCAGTTCCGATATGACGTGAAAGGTCGATTGACGGAGTGCATCGAGCCAGATGGTCGGAGTGTCGCCTATTCGTTCGATGCAGAAGATCGGATCTCGGTTTATGTCGATGCGCTGGGAAACCGCACTCTCCTGGAGTACGCAGGCCTGGGGCAGGTTTCGCGGAGGCGGTCGCCGGATGGGTCGCGGGTCGAGTATTTCTACGATACCGAAGAGTGTCTGGTTGGGCTCATCAATTCCGATGGGCAGCGCTACGAGATCGTGAGAGATGCTCTCGGCCGGATTGTCAAGGAAATCGATTACTGGGGGCAGGCCCGGAGCTATCGATACGACGGTGCGGGGCGGCTCGAAGAGTGCGTCGATTCTGAAGGCAGGGTTGTTCGATACACATCCGACAAGCTCGGCCGTGTGTCGCGGCGCTCCGTGGTGTGCGCTGGATATATCGAAGAGGATTACTTCACCTACGACGCCTGCGGAAATCTAATCGAGTGCGGCAATGCAAGTCGGGTCGTCAAGCGCGTGTTCGACGCTGTGGGAAATCTGGTGGAAGAGTCCCAGGACGGCTTCCGCGTGCTCAGCAGTTTCGACAGGTCAGGCAACCGCGTGCGCAGGAGCACATCGACCGGAAACACGATTGAATATGCTTACGATCTTGACGATGAGCTTGTAACGCTTGCCATCAATGGAGAACGTTGTCTGAGTGTTGCCCGGGATGAATCCGGGCGTGTGGTCGAAGAGAAGATCGGGCGGTTCAGCCGATATCTGCAGTACGACCCGTCCTCGAACGTGAGCTCGCAAGCGGTCAGATGCGGGGATGCGCCGCTGTTCGATGTTGCCTACGAATATGATCGCGCCGGAAATCTGATCCGACGCATGGACAGCGTGCAGGGGACTGACCAGTATCGCTACAACGCCTTGGGCAAGCTCAAACAGCGGATTGATCCCCAGGGCCGACTGCACAATCTGCTCGACGGATCTTCCGTCTCACGACTGAAGACGGACATCCGAAGACATGCGCCGGCAAAGCGTGTGGGTGGGGCCGAGGAGGATGAGCTGTGGACTCGTGAAGGCGTGCTCGATGGCGTGAGTTACGTTTTCGATCGAAACGGCGCATTGGTCTGCAAGCGTAGCCTCGACGGCGGTCGGCACCTCGAGCTGACCTGGGATGGCCATCAGCGTCTGGTAGCGGCGACGGTCGATGGCTCCCGATGGGTCTATGGCTATGACTCTTTGGGGCGCCGTGCATTCAAGTCGAACGGGAAGAGAACGGTCTGGTTCTTCTGGGACGCGAATGTATTGCTGAGTGAGGTCGAGGAGGTGAGGGCTGATGTCGGGCGGATTGTGGCGGAGCCCGGGAGTCGAACAAGCCTGGTGGAATCGAGACGGCGCCAGCGTCGTCTAGCCGCGCTATCTGGCAGGGCGAGGGAGTACGTTCATTACCCCGACGGGTTTATCCCGTTCGCTATGGTTGATCCCAAGACAGAGCCTGATGCGGCAGATGGATCAAGGGGCCTCGAAGGTGAAGGGCAGGCTGCTCGGCGTCCGCGGCTGGAACTGCTGCAAAGTGCTGCGCCGGTTCAAGTCGAGGACCATGGTGCGCTCGGTATGTTGGGAGGGGCAATTCTGGGCGGAGCAAAGCCAAAGGATGCTTCAACCGCAATGATCCTTGGCAGTGCGGGTTCGCAGCTTGGTGCAGCACGTGCCGGACCTCCCCGCGATGTCGGCGCACCCGTAAGCGCTCCGGATGCGGAAGTCGCAGCAGCAAAGGTCTATTACTTCTTCAACGATCTCAACGGCCGACCGGTCAGGCTGCTGGATGCTGACGGAACTGTGCTGTGGGAGAGAGCTGCAGGCGCGTCGTTGAGTGATCGGCCTTCCGTCCGGCAGATTGCTGTCAATCTTGGCTACCAGGGGCAGTACGTCGATGAGGAGACGGGCCTGTGTTACAACCGGCATCGGTACTTCGACCCTGCAATCGATGAGTTCGTGTCGCAGGATCCGATGCGGCTTGCCGCGGGAGAGAACTTGTATGCGTACGCGCTGAACCCGTTCGGCTGGGCTGACCCGCTTGGGCTACACTCCACCCAGGTGGACTACGGCAGTACCGACCTCAGCCAGATGGCTCAGATGCATCGCTTGGAGAACGGCATCAAGGGAGGGCGGAACATCGCGGTTTTCGAGTATGTCGATGGTGCGGGGAATCCAAGTTACATCGTGGATGCCAGTGGGGGTGGTCTACACTCTGAGAGGAGGATCGCGGCCAAGTTGACCCAGATGAACATTCCTCCTGAAAATGTCAAACGTGTCTATACTGAACTCGCTCCCTGTCCGCCGGTCAGAGGAATGCAGTACTGCGGAAGAATGCTGTCCAGTGTTTTCCCCGGTGCAGCGGTCACGCACAGCTTTGATTACGGTGTGACGCGGGCATCCAGACGATCAGGTGTCAAGGCGCTGAAGGCGGCGGTCAGGAAGCTATTCAATGGTTGTGGCTGA
- a CDS encoding SUKH-4 family immunity protein encodes MTETAFSRVYGSGSLEVSAQVLRDFGLEPSTSELMLRLRLPSRLPGDVPIVQFEVPRVVEIDGTRLLAIAREPWGEDLLLCLSVSGEVLAVGDGGRQIVNGRLSSFLGFLEAYEAFQAQAKAGDSGPVVYSQAEMQARLEAFKRGEIPKRSAKPRFDRGEAIKAMVSEWRSLDAAALTEGSWWSIVLEQIQDGLI; translated from the coding sequence GTGACTGAAACTGCATTCTCCCGCGTTTATGGCTCGGGTTCGTTGGAGGTGAGTGCCCAGGTCCTTCGGGATTTCGGACTGGAGCCGTCGACGAGTGAGCTGATGTTGCGGCTGCGGCTTCCTTCAAGGCTGCCCGGCGATGTGCCTATTGTTCAGTTCGAAGTGCCCCGCGTGGTCGAGATCGATGGCACCAGACTTCTGGCTATCGCGCGAGAGCCATGGGGTGAGGATCTGCTGCTGTGCCTGTCGGTGAGTGGCGAGGTGCTTGCCGTGGGTGATGGTGGACGTCAGATCGTGAATGGACGCCTGTCGAGCTTCCTCGGCTTTCTCGAAGCGTATGAGGCATTCCAGGCTCAGGCAAAGGCGGGCGATTCCGGTCCCGTGGTCTACTCCCAGGCGGAGATGCAGGCCCGGCTGGAGGCATTCAAGCGGGGTGAGATTCCCAAGCGCTCTGCAAAGCCGCGATTCGATCGCGGTGAGGCGATCAAGGCCATGGTGTCGGAGTGGAGGAGCCTTGATGCCGCTGCACTGACGGAAGGGTCATGGTGGTCAATCGTTCTGGAGCAGATCCAGGATGGCCTTATTTGA
- a CDS encoding VIT domain-containing protein has protein sequence MSPVLRRVLCLLALLLCAFTTAAQTHGRPAVRPVRAVPLLQVAGAEQPIVLRRASIEGEVQAGIAQTRVTLEFHNPNRRVMEGELQFPLADGQQITGFALDIDGQLREAVPVPKDRGRQVFEDIARRGVDPGLLEQTAGNQFRLRVYPLPAGGSRRVQLVLREPLAFAADGWQWTLPLQFAAGAASVELTLQAPEAATTGAGPFRFAEGQLHWQGRGALLPAQLQWTLPASRQARVQVAPWQDGHYLLAQLPVPVDNTPRTLPTDIGLLWDGSGSSGRRDRSREFALLDRYFAALGNGTVALTVLRDRAEPMRRFRIRGGDWSALRQALQAVRPDGASALAQWQPQAAVKEYLLVSDGLLTYGPQVLPTLAADQRLFAVSSAGAHTDVVRLRGWSESHGGRFVALGTDVDAAARELLSSPLDVQVDAGRGVQDVVIDRRSEAQGWLWLHSRLAADGVPMRVRVGGQWLALPATQTSGNGELLAGLWAQARLQQLAADRRCNREAMQRLSQQFGLVGPDTSLIVLETLDDYLRYAIRPAGALRTEYDARFARVVADRSAAERRRLDDIAAQWQERREWWRRSWPKDTPPQLQGKALDRVAVSASAAAPVAMLAAAPPAPAPMLAAAERDVQVSRARARRSAPAQEAARDASTGSGAAAAAGAAANSGALGIQMAGWQPDSDIARRLRQGPSSQLYDRYLAERAAHADSSAFFLDVADLLLEQGQRDLALRVLSNLAEMDLDNRHLLRVLGYRLMQADAPMLAVPVFEQVLAMGEEEPQSFRDLGLALAAAGRPQQALAPLYQVVTRPWDSRFNGIALIALDELTQLVARSTPGLDTSAIDPRLLQPMPLDLRVVLSWDADNSDMDLWVTDPNGERAYYGNRLTYQGGQMSQDFTGGYGPEQFSLRDAKPGRYKVEANYFGSRQQLVTGATTLMLHLTTHWGTPKQKDQRVTMRLKDRAETVLVGEFEVR, from the coding sequence ATGTCGCCCGTCCTTCGTCGTGTGCTGTGCCTGCTGGCGCTGCTGCTCTGTGCCTTCACCACGGCCGCCCAGACCCACGGCCGTCCGGCCGTCCGCCCGGTTCGTGCGGTCCCGTTGCTGCAGGTCGCGGGCGCCGAGCAGCCCATCGTGCTGCGTCGGGCCTCCATCGAAGGGGAGGTCCAGGCGGGTATCGCCCAGACCCGCGTCACGTTGGAGTTCCATAACCCCAACCGCCGGGTCATGGAGGGCGAGCTGCAGTTCCCGCTGGCTGACGGCCAGCAGATCACCGGCTTCGCCCTGGATATCGATGGCCAGTTGCGCGAGGCGGTGCCCGTGCCCAAGGACCGGGGGCGTCAGGTGTTCGAGGACATCGCGCGTCGCGGCGTCGATCCGGGCCTGCTGGAGCAGACCGCCGGCAATCAGTTCCGCCTGCGCGTCTACCCGTTGCCCGCCGGTGGCAGCCGCCGTGTGCAGCTGGTGCTGCGCGAACCGCTGGCGTTTGCCGCCGACGGCTGGCAATGGACCTTGCCGTTGCAGTTCGCCGCCGGCGCGGCTTCGGTCGAGCTGACGCTGCAGGCGCCGGAGGCGGCGACCACGGGCGCAGGGCCGTTCCGCTTCGCTGAGGGGCAACTGCATTGGCAGGGCCGAGGCGCCCTGTTGCCGGCGCAGCTGCAGTGGACGCTCCCGGCATCACGTCAGGCACGGGTACAGGTCGCACCGTGGCAGGACGGTCACTATCTGCTGGCACAGCTGCCGGTGCCGGTCGATAACACGCCGCGTACGCTGCCGACCGATATCGGCCTGCTGTGGGATGGCTCCGGCTCATCAGGTCGGCGCGACCGGTCGCGGGAGTTTGCACTGCTGGACCGTTACTTCGCTGCGTTGGGAAACGGCACGGTCGCGCTGACGGTCCTGCGTGACCGGGCCGAGCCGATGCGTCGCTTCCGTATCCGCGGCGGTGACTGGTCGGCATTGCGGCAGGCGTTGCAGGCCGTCCGCCCGGATGGCGCCAGCGCGCTGGCGCAGTGGCAGCCGCAGGCAGCCGTGAAGGAGTACCTGCTGGTCAGCGACGGTCTATTGACCTACGGCCCGCAGGTGTTGCCGACGCTCGCCGCCGACCAGCGCCTGTTCGCGGTCAGCAGTGCGGGCGCACATACCGATGTCGTTCGGCTGCGCGGTTGGAGCGAATCACATGGCGGTCGCTTCGTCGCCCTGGGAACGGATGTCGATGCCGCTGCACGCGAACTGCTGTCTTCGCCGCTGGACGTGCAGGTCGATGCGGGCCGCGGTGTACAGGACGTGGTGATCGATCGTCGCAGTGAAGCGCAGGGCTGGCTGTGGCTGCACTCGCGGCTGGCGGCGGACGGCGTGCCGATGCGGGTCCGCGTCGGCGGCCAATGGCTGGCGCTGCCCGCGACACAGACGAGCGGCAATGGAGAACTGCTGGCCGGCCTGTGGGCGCAGGCGCGGCTGCAGCAGCTGGCCGCCGACCGTCGCTGCAACCGTGAGGCGATGCAGCGCCTGTCGCAGCAGTTCGGCCTGGTCGGTCCGGATACCTCGTTGATCGTGCTGGAGACGCTGGACGATTACCTGCGCTACGCGATCCGGCCTGCCGGCGCGCTGCGGACCGAGTACGACGCCCGCTTTGCACGCGTGGTCGCTGACCGCAGCGCCGCCGAGCGCCGTCGCCTGGACGACATCGCCGCACAGTGGCAGGAGCGCCGGGAGTGGTGGCGCCGCAGCTGGCCGAAAGACACACCGCCGCAGTTGCAGGGAAAGGCGTTGGACAGGGTTGCCGTCTCTGCTTCGGCCGCCGCGCCGGTAGCGATGCTGGCGGCCGCACCTCCCGCGCCCGCACCGATGCTTGCGGCCGCGGAACGCGACGTCCAGGTGTCGCGTGCACGCGCCCGTCGCTCGGCACCTGCACAGGAAGCCGCACGCGATGCGAGCACAGGGAGCGGCGCTGCCGCAGCGGCAGGGGCGGCAGCGAACAGCGGTGCGCTCGGCATCCAAATGGCCGGATGGCAGCCAGATTCGGACATTGCCCGGCGCCTGCGCCAGGGGCCGTCCTCGCAGCTGTACGACCGCTACCTGGCCGAGCGCGCCGCGCATGCCGACAGCAGTGCGTTCTTTCTCGACGTGGCCGATCTGTTGCTGGAGCAGGGGCAGCGGGACCTGGCCCTGCGCGTGCTGTCCAACCTGGCCGAGATGGACCTGGACAACCGTCATCTGCTGCGCGTGCTCGGCTACCGCCTGATGCAGGCCGACGCACCGATGCTGGCGGTGCCGGTGTTCGAGCAGGTGTTGGCGATGGGCGAGGAGGAGCCGCAGAGCTTCCGTGATCTCGGCCTGGCCCTGGCGGCGGCGGGCCGGCCACAGCAGGCGCTGGCGCCGCTGTACCAGGTGGTGACGCGGCCCTGGGACAGCCGGTTCAACGGCATTGCACTGATCGCGCTGGACGAGCTGACCCAACTGGTTGCACGCAGCACGCCAGGGCTTGATACCTCGGCCATCGACCCGCGCCTGCTGCAGCCGATGCCGCTGGACCTGCGGGTAGTGCTGTCGTGGGATGCGGACAACAGCGACATGGACCTGTGGGTGACCGACCCGAACGGCGAGCGCGCGTACTACGGCAATCGTCTGACCTACCAGGGAGGACAGATGTCACAGGACTTCACCGGAGGCTATGGACCCGAGCAGTTCTCACTGCGTGATGCCAAGCCGGGCAGGTACAAGGTGGAGGCCAATTATTTCGGCAGTCGCCAGCAGCTGGTGACCGGTGCCACGACCCTGATGCTGCACCTGACCACCCATTGGGGCACGCCGAAGCAGAAGGACCAGAGGGTGACGATGCGGTTGAAGGATCGTGCCGAAACGGTGCTGGTGGGCGAGTTCGAGGTCAGATAG
- a CDS encoding acyltransferase family protein, whose amino-acid sequence MTRRHDIDTLRVLAFALLILYHAAMAYVDGWGFHLKSAYTAEWLQWPMIALNRWRMPLLFVISGIALGLSLPRHGRHRFALKRSGRLLLPLLFGIVAVVSLQAYCEAVDKGDVTPGLGAFLWRYWQFRPWPGAHFDGAAYGFTWNHLWYLAYLVPYTLLAIALAGPMQALWARLPSWRPDDRLIAIIGLVLPVLWLAWALLVVMPAWPPTHALLNDLYVHAESLPLFLAGFWAARWQRGWDLLVRGRRLTLALALIGLLVELGIRALGRMPDLGQLDPWVLSLPWAQTERVGRALYTWCALLAMFGWARVLLDQPWRGLDYCREAVFSWYILHQTVLIVLLYWLRPLQLGPWLEPALLVAGTVAGCLLIHELLIRRVRWLRPLFGLRVHPPSPSVAGAATAP is encoded by the coding sequence ATGACCCGACGCCATGACATCGACACGCTCCGCGTGCTCGCCTTCGCCCTGCTCATCCTTTACCACGCGGCCATGGCCTATGTGGATGGCTGGGGCTTCCATCTCAAGAGCGCCTACACCGCCGAGTGGCTGCAGTGGCCGATGATCGCTCTGAACCGCTGGCGCATGCCACTGCTGTTCGTGATCTCGGGTATCGCTCTGGGCCTCTCGCTGCCGCGGCACGGGCGGCACCGGTTCGCACTGAAACGCAGCGGACGCCTGCTGCTGCCGCTGTTGTTCGGCATCGTCGCTGTCGTCTCGCTGCAGGCTTACTGCGAAGCGGTGGACAAGGGCGATGTGACGCCAGGACTCGGCGCCTTCCTGTGGCGTTACTGGCAGTTCCGGCCGTGGCCGGGCGCGCATTTCGACGGCGCAGCCTACGGGTTCACCTGGAATCACTTGTGGTATCTGGCGTACCTGGTGCCCTACACCCTGCTGGCCATCGCGCTGGCCGGTCCGATGCAGGCCCTGTGGGCGCGGCTGCCGTCATGGCGGCCCGATGACCGCCTGATCGCGATCATCGGCCTGGTGCTGCCGGTGCTCTGGCTGGCCTGGGCCCTGCTGGTGGTGATGCCTGCGTGGCCGCCCACCCATGCGCTGCTGAACGACCTCTACGTGCATGCCGAATCCCTGCCCCTGTTCCTGGCCGGTTTCTGGGCCGCACGCTGGCAACGCGGCTGGGACCTGCTCGTCCGCGGCCGGCGCCTGACGTTGGCGCTGGCCTTGATCGGGCTGCTGGTCGAACTCGGCATCCGCGCCCTGGGCCGGATGCCGGACCTTGGCCAGCTCGATCCATGGGTGCTGTCGCTGCCATGGGCGCAGACCGAGCGCGTCGGCCGGGCCCTGTACACCTGGTGCGCACTGCTGGCGATGTTCGGCTGGGCCCGCGTGCTGCTCGACCAGCCGTGGCGTGGCCTCGACTACTGCCGAGAGGCGGTCTTCAGCTGGTACATCCTGCACCAGACCGTGCTGATCGTCCTGCTCTACTGGCTGCGGCCCCTTCAGCTCGGCCCCTGGCTGGAACCGGCTCTGCTGGTTGCCGGCACCGTCGCCGGCTGCCTGCTGATCCACGAGCTGCTGATCCGTCGTGTCCGCTGGCTGCGTCCCCTGTTCGGCCTGCGCGTCCATCCGCCATCGCCTTCGGTGGCAGGCGCAGCGACGGCACCGTGA
- a CDS encoding LytTR family DNA-binding domain-containing protein, which translates to MAQGRLPRWRTSSRLLVWAAILSATAVTNALVEVMDSGRHGTALALWEPLVWEFSSAGAVLLTLPLLWWGCERWPLHADTWKRLLPLYLLASVGWSLLHVVGMMVIRHLAYAALGHHYQDDDGWLQRFAYEYLKDVRTFALFVALEHLAGWFGRRRQGEASLLAAPDVGPPVEPVERPQHFLVRKLGKEFLVATEDVEYAQAAGNYVNLRVRGHDYPLRITMAVLELRLDPLVFLRPHRSWLINRGQLRSIEPLDGGEALLHMADGAKIPCSRRQLPLLRQALAGG; encoded by the coding sequence ATGGCTCAGGGCAGACTGCCGCGCTGGCGAACGTCAAGTCGTCTGCTGGTGTGGGCCGCGATCCTGTCGGCGACCGCAGTGACGAACGCGCTGGTGGAAGTGATGGATTCCGGGCGCCACGGCACCGCCCTGGCCCTGTGGGAGCCCCTGGTCTGGGAGTTCAGCAGTGCCGGAGCGGTGCTGCTGACCCTGCCGCTGCTGTGGTGGGGGTGCGAGCGCTGGCCGTTGCATGCCGACACCTGGAAGCGCCTGCTGCCGCTGTACCTGCTGGCCAGCGTGGGGTGGTCGCTGCTGCACGTGGTGGGGATGATGGTGATCCGCCACCTCGCGTACGCCGCACTGGGCCATCACTACCAGGACGATGACGGCTGGTTGCAGCGCTTTGCCTACGAGTACCTGAAGGATGTCCGCACGTTCGCGTTGTTCGTGGCGCTGGAGCACCTTGCCGGCTGGTTCGGCCGCCGCCGCCAGGGTGAGGCATCCCTGCTGGCCGCGCCGGATGTCGGTCCGCCGGTCGAGCCGGTCGAGCGCCCGCAGCACTTCCTGGTGCGCAAGCTGGGCAAGGAATTCCTGGTCGCCACCGAGGACGTCGAGTACGCCCAGGCCGCTGGCAACTACGTGAATCTGAGGGTCCGCGGCCATGACTATCCGCTGCGGATCACCATGGCGGTGCTGGAGCTGCGGCTGGATCCGCTGGTGTTCCTGCGGCCGCATCGGAGCTGGCTGATCAACCGCGGGCAGCTGCGCTCCATCGAGCCGCTGGATGGCGGCGAGGCCCTGCTGCACATGGCCGATGGGGCCAAGATTCCCTGCAGCAGGCGCCAGCTGCCGCTGCTGCGGCAGGCGCTGGCGGGAGGATAG
- a CDS encoding M48 family metallopeptidase → MKIMRSTLCLAACLLAANASAIDLKGLTSTGLKAGKALTLSDAEVSAAADQACAYMDKENQLAPANDPYAQRLAKITQGLANEDGLNLNFKVYRTADVNAWAMANGCVRVYTGLMDMASDDEVRGVIGHEIGHVKLGHSKTKMRTALLASAGREGLAASGNGNLTQLSQGQLGDLAEGFVNAQFSQKEESAADEYGYQFMKRHNYDPAALASMFRKLSSEGGLMSSHPGSEARAARIDAMIKKDRK, encoded by the coding sequence ATGAAGATCATGCGTTCCACCCTGTGCCTGGCCGCCTGCCTGCTGGCCGCCAATGCCTCGGCCATCGACCTGAAGGGCCTGACCAGCACCGGCCTGAAGGCCGGCAAGGCGCTGACCCTGTCCGACGCAGAGGTCTCGGCGGCCGCCGACCAGGCCTGCGCCTACATGGACAAGGAGAACCAGCTGGCACCCGCCAACGATCCCTATGCCCAGCGCCTGGCCAAGATCACCCAGGGGCTCGCCAACGAGGACGGCCTGAACCTGAACTTCAAGGTCTACCGGACCGCCGATGTCAACGCCTGGGCGATGGCCAACGGCTGCGTCCGCGTCTACACCGGCCTGATGGACATGGCCAGCGATGACGAGGTGCGTGGCGTGATCGGCCACGAAATCGGCCACGTGAAGCTGGGCCACAGCAAGACCAAGATGCGCACCGCGCTGCTCGCATCGGCCGGCCGCGAAGGCCTGGCAGCGTCGGGCAACGGCAACCTGACCCAGCTCAGCCAGGGCCAGCTCGGCGACCTCGCCGAGGGTTTCGTCAACGCCCAGTTCTCGCAGAAGGAAGAGAGCGCGGCGGACGAGTACGGCTACCAGTTCATGAAGCGCCACAACTATGATCCGGCAGCCCTGGCCAGCATGTTCCGCAAGCTGTCCAGCGAAGGCGGCCTGATGTCGTCGCACCCCGGCTCGGAAGCCCGCGCCGCGCGCATCGACGCGATGATCAAGAAGGACAGGAAGTAA